The window GAGCTTCCATAAGTCATCATATGGCGATGGAGCCGGGCCCGGGCTTTCTTCCTCATAGGCATCCTCCATTGACCAAGAAAGCTTCGGACGCATCAGTGAAGGATCAATGTGTTCATCAATGGCCAAAACAGCATCTAGGAAGGTCTCGACTTCCTTTTTTCCGTACTTGATTTCATAGCTACGCACCCGATCTGCTGTCGCAGCCATACTTTCTACCATATCTCGTTTTGTATTTTGGAAACGAACGTTATTTTTGAAAAAATCGCAGTGGGCAAGGACATGGGCCACAATAAGTTTGTTCTGGATCAAGCTATTGCTATCGAGCAGGAATGCATAACAAGGATTGGAGTTAATGACGAGTTCATAAATCTTGCTCAGTCCTAGATCATATTGAAGTTTCATTTTGTAAAATTGCTTCCCAAAGCTCCAATGTGAAAAACGGGTCGGCATCCCGTAAGCACCAAATGTATAAATGATGTCGGCAGGGCAGATTTCATACCGCATCGGATAAAAATCAAGGCCAAAGCCGCTTGCAATTTCGGTAATTTCGCCGATTGCGCGCTCAAGCTCCTTCCTGTCTTCCAGGTTCATGGCTATTCCCCCTTTTCCTCTTACAACAATGTATGAGGAAAACGGGGGAATGATGAAAGACCTTCATACGTTTTATACCCCTTTGTGTATTTAAAAGGTTAAAAAAGTATTTATTACCCCCATGGGTATAATAATGTGAAAAATAAAAGAGGGTCTCAACCCTTTTATTTTTATCTGCTCTTCACCAATAGATTTACAGCATCCTGGATTAATTCCTCAGTGCTTCTTTCTTTTTGTTCATCAGCTTTCTGAACACAATTCACTAAGTTGGAGCTAACGATAACCCCAATGGTACGGTCGATGGCGGTCCGAGTCGCGGTTAATTGAGTGACAACATCCCTGCAGTCCTTGTTTTCTTCCATCATTTTCAATATACCTCTTAATTGGCCTTCAATACGTTTTACCCTATTTTTCATTTGATCATTATAATCCATGATTCATAACCTCCATAACAAACCCTTAATTTTTCTCCTTTAATATTACATTATCTGGATTAAAATTTACATACCCCAACTATTCGGTAAATACCTTGTTCCAATATTCTTATCAGGCCGACTTGATACAATAAATATTAAATCTCTATCACCAGGAATTTCGGTGCTATACCTTTTTAGATAGGCAAACGGAATGTTTATTAACCTTTAACAGATCTTTCATTATGTGATTCATTAAAATGTCTAATATCTAGTACAGCTATTCTACTCAAAATGAGAGCTATGGGATTGACACATGAAACACAGGAAACTGGAAAATATCGTTTATGCAAAGCCAATGAAACACTCAGTAAGAGTATAATTAAGGGAACCATTAGAGCCCTCCAAATATGAATCACAACCCCTATATTATACCCTATTGGGTATTTCATCAAATATTAAATAAGAATTGAAAAGACCGCAAAAACAATGCGGCCAATTTAGTTATATTCCTTTTTCATATAAGCTATTATCGTTCTTCTTTACTTATCCTTTATCCTTTGCAAATCTCTGCATCATTTCATCGTCGTTCTAGGCATACCAACTTTGTATCCCTTTGGTCTTCATTAACAACTATTTTACACAGCAACAAATATCCTGCCCATTGAGTTTTCATTAAGTGCCCTAAAGATGGATTGCACTTCAAGGAATTTAATCTCCGTTGGAAATCAAACACTTATCACAATGCATGGAGAGGGGGGGAAATAAATGAACCTTACTGGTTTTCAGGTACGACCTTTAGTGTGACGGCCTTTCCTTCAGTTAAATTATGCTGGACAATAACTTGAACATTATACGTATTGCCATTTTCCTCGACTTGGAACCGGAACGTATCAGCTACATCTGTTTCATTGACATTTTTCCTGCCCATATATTCATATTCCCTGATAGGATCATCCGGATAATCCAAAGCCACGATTTGAACAGCCATTTTCCCGTACTTTTCATAATCCGGTTTCTGTCTTTCCGCCTCGGTTTCATGCCCCTGGAATGCCAGCAAAACAAATGCCGCAACAGCTATAAGCCGCTTTTTCAATGATGGAGCCTCCCTTTTCATAAAGAAACACGGTTAGTTTTTCACTTGTTCCCATTCTTATGCATTGCACCAAGTGATGCATGATTATACTGCCATATGTTTGAAAGCCCTTTGTACAAGCATCTCCAACATTTTCAGCGAAACTTTATCGGTGAACTCCACAAACTAATTTCAACTCCTGACAGGGAGGTAACAAAATGAATAAAATGGATTACGACAGGGCGCTTTACTATACGTACCGCTCTCAATGGGATAATCTGCTGATCCTGATGGTCCGGACCCGTGACCAATTTTTAGCGAAGAAAATTGAACATTTTCTTCACGCATATCATTACGAGCATGATTATGCGGTAGTTGAGAAAAAACTATACTCCCTTTTGCGTTACATCGACCATGTGCAAGAGAACCCTGAATTTGCAAGTGACGATATTCCAGCTTACCTTTTATGAATTCCACCACCAAAAATTTAAGCACAGCCAATACTGGCTGTGCTCTTTTTGATTATTCTTCTAGGTTATTTTAACAGCATTCAGTGCTGCCTGGGTTCTATCGGCTAGCCCTAGCTTTGCAAGGATATTTGAACATGTGTCTTCACCATTTTTACGGTAATAAAAAGAACCGAAGAGAACTTAAGCATTACCTAGAGAAAAAAACCGGCAGCCATTTGGCTGCCGGGCGATTATTAGGCGTTCCCAACTTTCGTATTAACCACATTCATAAAGGCTGATTCAATTTCAGACAGCTTTTTCTTGCTCTCGTCGTAAGTCTCACCATTGACACCAAAATAAAACTTGATCTTCGGTTCTGTCCCTGATGGACGCAGGCAAACCCAAGAGCCATCCTCCAGGTAAAACTTGAGGACATTTGATTTTGGTAAATCGATTGCTTCTTTTCCGTCAGCAGAGGAACGTAAGCTTTCAAGATAATCCTCGGATGACGTTATCGAAAATCCGGCCAACGATGCAGGAGGATCATTGCGGAAGCTTGACATTATGTTTGAGATTGCTTCTGCTCCGTCCTTTCCTTTCATTGTCATAGAACGAAGTCCCTCAAGAAAGTACCCATATTTTTTGAAAACCTGCATTAAGCCTTCATATAAGCTCATGCCTTTTTTCTTATAATAAGCACAGACTTCAGCAGCCAAAAGCGCGGCCTGGACCGCATCCTTGTCACGGGCAAAATCTCCGATCAGGTATCCATAGCTTTCCTCGTATCCAAATAGGAATGTATGCGCACCAGTATTTTCGTATTGCTTCATTTTTTCAGCAATAA is drawn from Bacillus sp. FJAT-18017 and contains these coding sequences:
- a CDS encoding metal-sensitive transcriptional regulator; protein product: MDYNDQMKNRVKRIEGQLRGILKMMEENKDCRDVVTQLTATRTAIDRTIGVIVSSNLVNCVQKADEQKERSTEELIQDAVNLLVKSR
- a CDS encoding YhdB family protein; amino-acid sequence: MNKMDYDRALYYTYRSQWDNLLILMVRTRDQFLAKKIEHFLHAYHYEHDYAVVEKKLYSLLRYIDHVQENPEFASDDIPAYLL
- a CDS encoding DUF3889 domain-containing protein; translation: MKKRLIAVAAFVLLAFQGHETEAERQKPDYEKYGKMAVQIVALDYPDDPIREYEYMGRKNVNETDVADTFRFQVEENGNTYNVQVIVQHNLTEGKAVTLKVVPENQ